The following are encoded in a window of Thiohalobacter sp. IOR34 genomic DNA:
- a CDS encoding adenosylcobalamin-dependent ribonucleoside-diphosphate reductase yields MTEPYLNTPLARHIWETKYRLQAPEAAPEPDIEATWWRVARSLAAVESREREHWARRFYAILEDFRFLPGGRILAGAGSGQRVTLFNCFVMGVIEDSLDGIFERLKEGALTMQAGGGVGYDFSTLRPAGSMARHSGRIASGPVSFMRIWDAMCATIMSTGSRRGAMIGSLRCDHPDIEAFVDAKREPGALRHFNLSVQITDAFMQAIEEDADWPLLFPLDQLQAGGQGEVLEREWTGRREPVPCRVFRRLPARELWERIMRAAYETAEPGVLFIDRINALNNLGYREQITTTNPCGEIPLPPYGACDLGSINLPRFVQAPFSRAARLDLEGIRETVILATRLLDNVIDASQFPLPAQAEQARGARRIGLGITGLADALIMLGLHYGEPPARRLAAEVMQTVCHAAYRSSLQLAQEKGGFPFLEAEAYLQRPFIRALPADIRQGIAAGGIRNSHLTAIAPNGTISLLAGNVSSGIEPVFDFHHRRRVLDAGGGYRVFEVEDYAYRLWQQGAGAEAEPPPFFVNARTLAPQAHLEMQAALQPFVDNAISKTINVPEDYPFEAFRGLYHSAYRAGVKGCTTFRPTALRGSVLISEGEAGLEEGAISPHCCSIEREAD; encoded by the coding sequence GCCGGACATCGAAGCGACCTGGTGGCGGGTGGCACGCAGCCTGGCGGCCGTGGAGTCCAGGGAGCGGGAACACTGGGCGCGACGTTTCTACGCCATCCTCGAGGATTTCCGCTTCCTGCCCGGTGGCCGCATCCTGGCCGGTGCCGGCAGCGGTCAGCGGGTGACCCTGTTCAACTGCTTCGTGATGGGTGTCATCGAGGACAGCCTGGACGGCATCTTCGAGCGCCTCAAGGAGGGGGCGCTGACCATGCAGGCCGGCGGCGGCGTCGGTTACGACTTCTCGACCTTGCGTCCGGCAGGCAGCATGGCGAGACACAGCGGCCGCATCGCCTCGGGCCCGGTGTCCTTCATGCGCATCTGGGATGCCATGTGCGCCACCATCATGTCCACCGGTTCCCGCCGCGGCGCCATGATCGGCAGCCTGCGTTGCGACCATCCCGACATCGAGGCCTTCGTGGATGCCAAGCGCGAACCCGGGGCGCTGCGCCACTTCAATCTCTCCGTCCAGATCACCGATGCCTTCATGCAGGCCATCGAGGAGGATGCCGACTGGCCGCTGCTGTTTCCCCTCGATCAGTTGCAGGCGGGCGGACAGGGCGAAGTCCTGGAACGCGAGTGGACCGGGCGGCGGGAGCCGGTGCCTTGCCGGGTGTTCCGGCGGCTGCCGGCCCGCGAGCTATGGGAGAGGATCATGCGCGCGGCCTACGAGACCGCGGAACCGGGGGTGCTGTTCATCGACCGCATCAATGCCCTCAACAACCTGGGTTACCGGGAGCAGATCACCACCACCAATCCCTGCGGCGAGATCCCGCTGCCGCCTTATGGCGCCTGCGATCTGGGATCGATCAATCTGCCGCGCTTCGTGCAGGCTCCCTTCAGCAGGGCGGCGCGCCTCGATCTGGAGGGGATCCGCGAGACGGTGATCCTCGCCACCCGGCTGCTGGACAACGTGATCGACGCCTCGCAGTTTCCCCTCCCGGCCCAGGCCGAGCAGGCGCGCGGTGCGCGCCGCATCGGTCTCGGCATCACCGGCCTGGCCGATGCGCTGATCATGCTCGGCCTGCACTATGGCGAGCCGCCGGCGCGGCGCCTGGCGGCCGAGGTCATGCAGACCGTCTGCCATGCCGCCTACCGCAGTTCGCTGCAGCTGGCGCAGGAGAAGGGGGGCTTTCCCTTTCTCGAGGCGGAGGCCTATCTGCAGCGTCCCTTCATCCGTGCCCTGCCGGCGGACATCCGCCAGGGCATTGCCGCGGGCGGCATTCGCAACAGCCATCTGACGGCGATCGCCCCCAACGGCACCATCAGCCTGCTGGCCGGCAACGTCTCCAGCGGCATCGAGCCGGTGTTCGATTTCCACCACCGGCGGCGGGTGCTGGATGCCGGCGGCGGCTACCGGGTGTTCGAGGTGGAGGACTACGCCTACCGGCTATGGCAGCAGGGCGCGGGAGCGGAGGCGGAACCGCCGCCGTTCTTCGTCAATGCCCGCACGCTGGCGCCGCAGGCCCACCTGGAGATGCAGGCGGCGCTGCAGCCCTTCGTCGACAATGCCATCTCCAAGACCATCAATGTGCCCGAGGACTATCCCTTCGAGGCGTTCCGCGGTCTCTACCACAGTGCCTACCGGGCCGGGGTGAAGGGCTGCACCACCTTCCGTCCGACGGCCCTGCGTGGCTCGGTGCTGATCAGCGAAGGGGAGGCCGGGCTGGAGGAGGGGGCGATCAGCCCGCACTGCTGCAGCATCGAGCGCGAGGCCGACTGA
- a CDS encoding cupin domain-containing protein, producing the protein MKHIAARTARRAPVSHDPQMMKEILLEAGELAPLTQLARVSLQPGQHTRPHRHPDMHEIFLVESGQGQAEIDGNTLSLAAGDCLWVEPGEEHRLSNPHDHPLRLFYFGLAAGNGGN; encoded by the coding sequence ATGAAGCACATCGCCGCCCGCACGGCCCGGCGGGCGCCGGTCAGCCACGATCCGCAGATGATGAAGGAGATCCTGCTGGAGGCGGGCGAGCTGGCGCCGCTCACCCAGCTGGCGCGCGTCAGCCTGCAGCCCGGCCAGCACACCCGGCCCCATCGTCACCCGGACATGCACGAGATCTTCCTGGTCGAGTCCGGCCAGGGACAGGCCGAGATCGACGGCAACACCCTGTCCCTGGCCGCCGGCGATTGCCTGTGGGTGGAACCCGGCGAAGAGCACCGCCTGAGCAATCCCCACGACCACCCCCTGCGCCTGTTCTATTTCGGCCTCGCCGCCGGGAACGGAGGTAACTGA